One genomic segment of Paraburkholderia aromaticivorans includes these proteins:
- a CDS encoding TRAP transporter large permease subunit, with protein sequence MISISYSHERQHRFACALDSALGHLVEIPAALLVLAEIVVLLAGVASRYILHAPLVWSDELASMLFLWLAMLGAVIALRRGEHMRMTALVGMAPPGVRAFLDVVAIAAPIAFLAMVIGPAISFAQDESFITTPALELSNSWRAAALPIGSALMLLVAVVRLARLGDWRLVLGALATVGALVGAFIALGPVLRELGNVNLLIFFVGLVALGVLSGVPIAFSFGLATFGYLALTTNTPMPVVVGRMDEGMSHLILLSVPLFVFLGQLIEMTGMAAAMIAFLASLLGHVRGGLSYVLVGAMYLVSGISGSKAADMAAVAPVLFPEMKARGAKPGDLVALLAATGAQTETIPPSLVLITLGSVTGVSISALFTGGMLPGIVLAITLCIVVQWRYRREDMSNVKRATRGEILRKLVIAFPALALPFVIRAAVVEGIATATEVSTIGIAYAVLAGLLIYRRFEWKRLKPMLIDTATLSGAILLIIGSATAMAWALTQSGFSGQLAQTLGALPGGAAMFMAASICVFVILGSVLEGIPAIVLFGPLMFPIARAMHIHDVHYAMVVILSMGVGLFAPPFGVGYYSACAVSRIHPDEGMKPILGYIAALMVGLIIVAAVPWISTGFLH encoded by the coding sequence ATGATCTCGATCTCTTATTCGCACGAGCGGCAGCACCGCTTCGCCTGTGCGCTCGATTCAGCGCTCGGGCACCTGGTGGAAATTCCCGCCGCCTTGCTCGTGCTGGCGGAAATCGTCGTGCTGCTGGCCGGCGTGGCGAGCCGCTATATCCTGCACGCGCCGCTCGTCTGGTCCGACGAGCTCGCCTCCATGCTGTTCCTCTGGCTCGCCATGCTCGGCGCCGTGATCGCGTTGCGGCGCGGCGAGCATATGCGCATGACGGCGCTGGTCGGAATGGCGCCGCCGGGTGTGCGCGCGTTTCTCGACGTGGTGGCGATCGCCGCGCCCATCGCGTTTCTCGCGATGGTGATCGGCCCGGCGATCAGCTTCGCGCAGGACGAGTCGTTCATCACCACCCCCGCGCTCGAACTGTCGAATTCGTGGCGCGCCGCCGCGCTGCCGATCGGCTCGGCGCTGATGCTGCTGGTCGCCGTGGTGCGGCTCGCGCGCCTCGGCGACTGGCGTCTCGTACTGGGTGCGCTCGCAACAGTCGGCGCGCTGGTCGGCGCCTTCATCGCGCTCGGGCCGGTGCTGCGTGAGCTCGGCAATGTGAACCTGCTGATCTTCTTCGTCGGCCTCGTGGCGCTCGGCGTGCTGAGCGGCGTGCCCATCGCGTTCTCGTTCGGACTCGCGACCTTCGGCTATCTCGCGCTGACCACGAACACACCGATGCCGGTGGTGGTCGGCCGGATGGACGAAGGCATGTCGCATCTGATCCTGCTGTCCGTGCCGCTCTTCGTGTTCCTCGGCCAGTTGATCGAAATGACCGGCATGGCCGCGGCAATGATCGCGTTTCTCGCGAGCCTGCTGGGTCACGTTCGCGGCGGCCTTTCGTACGTGCTGGTCGGCGCCATGTATCTGGTGTCCGGCATCTCGGGATCGAAAGCCGCCGACATGGCGGCGGTCGCTCCGGTGCTGTTTCCGGAGATGAAAGCGCGTGGGGCGAAACCGGGCGACCTGGTCGCGCTGCTCGCCGCGACCGGCGCGCAGACCGAAACGATTCCGCCGAGCCTCGTGCTGATCACGCTCGGCTCGGTGACCGGCGTGTCGATCTCGGCGCTCTTCACGGGCGGCATGCTGCCGGGCATCGTGCTGGCGATTACGCTGTGCATCGTCGTGCAGTGGCGTTATCGGCGCGAGGACATGTCGAACGTCAAACGTGCAACGCGCGGCGAGATTCTGCGCAAACTGGTGATCGCGTTTCCGGCGCTCGCCCTGCCGTTCGTGATTCGCGCGGCGGTGGTCGAAGGCATCGCGACGGCGACCGAAGTCTCCACCATCGGCATTGCGTATGCGGTGCTGGCCGGCCTGCTGATCTATCGCCGTTTCGAGTGGAAACGCCTGAAGCCGATGCTGATCGACACGGCCACATTGTCAGGCGCGATCCTGCTGATCATCGGCTCGGCCACCGCGATGGCGTGGGCGTTGACGCAATCCGGCTTCTCGGGCCAGCTCGCGCAGACCCTGGGCGCCTTGCCGGGCGGTGCGGCAATGTTCATGGCGGCCTCGATCTGCGTGTTCGTGATTCTCGGCAGCGTGCTCGAAGGCATTCCGGCCATCGTGCTGTTCGGCCCGCTGATGTTCCCGATCGCGCGCGCCATGCATATCCACGACGTGCATTACGCGATGGTCGTGATCCTCTCGATGGGTGTGGGCCTCTTCGCGCCGCCGTTCGGCGTGGGCTACTACTCCGCGTGCGCGGTGAGCCGCATCCATCCCGACGAAGGCATGAAGCCGATTCTCGGCTACATCGCCGCGTTGATGGTCGGCCTGATCATCGTGGCCGCCGTACCGTGGATTTCGACGGGCTTCCTGCATTGA
- a CDS encoding TRAP transporter substrate-binding protein — protein sequence MTTRSNAPQGISRRTFLKAGATLSAAVPLWSISRRAMAAPEFSYKLATGQDPTHPVNIRAQEAINHIREATNGRLDIKLFPQNQLGSDTDLLSQVRNGGVEFFNQASSILATLTPAAGIVNTGFAFKDYDAVWKAMDGELGNYIRAQIAKSGIVSVSKVWDNGFRQISSSTRALRTPADLKGFKIRVPQAPMLTSLFKALDAGPAPINFNELYSALQTGVVEGQENPLPIIATAKLYEVQKYISLTSHVWDGYWILGNRAAWERLPADIRAIVTREFEKAAMLQRADIAKLSSSLRDDLKTKGIAFIDVDREAFRGALAKTSFYHDWKSKYGDEAWGLLEKSVGKLG from the coding sequence ATGACTACCCGTTCGAACGCCCCGCAGGGCATCAGCCGCCGCACTTTTCTGAAAGCCGGCGCCACCTTGTCCGCAGCGGTGCCTTTGTGGAGCATCTCGCGGCGCGCCATGGCGGCGCCCGAGTTTTCGTACAAGCTCGCCACCGGCCAGGATCCGACTCACCCGGTGAATATCCGCGCCCAGGAAGCCATCAACCACATTCGCGAAGCGACCAACGGCCGCCTCGACATCAAGCTGTTCCCGCAGAACCAGTTGGGCTCCGACACAGACCTGCTCTCGCAGGTGCGCAACGGCGGCGTGGAGTTCTTCAACCAGGCCTCGTCGATTCTCGCGACGCTCACGCCGGCCGCGGGCATCGTCAACACCGGTTTCGCGTTCAAGGACTACGACGCCGTGTGGAAAGCCATGGACGGCGAGCTCGGCAATTACATCCGCGCGCAGATCGCCAAATCCGGCATCGTGTCGGTCAGCAAGGTGTGGGACAACGGCTTCCGGCAAATCAGTTCGTCCACCCGCGCGTTGCGCACGCCGGCCGACCTGAAAGGCTTCAAGATCCGCGTGCCGCAAGCGCCGATGCTGACGTCGCTATTCAAGGCGCTCGACGCGGGCCCCGCGCCGATCAACTTCAACGAGCTGTATTCGGCCTTGCAAACGGGCGTGGTGGAAGGCCAGGAAAATCCGCTGCCGATCATCGCCACGGCCAAGCTCTACGAAGTGCAGAAGTACATCAGCCTCACCTCGCATGTGTGGGACGGCTACTGGATTCTCGGCAACCGCGCCGCGTGGGAACGGCTGCCCGCGGATATCCGCGCCATCGTCACGCGCGAATTCGAAAAGGCCGCGATGCTGCAACGCGCGGACATCGCGAAGCTGAGCAGCTCGTTGCGCGACGATCTGAAAACCAAGGGCATTGCCTTCATCGACGTGGATCGCGAGGCATTCCGCGGCGCGCTGGCCAAGACGAGCTTCTACCACGACTGGAAGAGCAAATACGGCGACGAAGCCTGGGGTCTGCTGGAGAAGTCCGTCGGAAAACTGGGGTGA
- a CDS encoding SDR family NAD(P)-dependent oxidoreductase codes for MSESRLLDGKVAVISGGASPRGIGMATARKFAAHGARIAIFDLDEKAAVEAAASIGPEHRGYVCNVTDRAACQAAVERTVADFGSIDILINNAGITQAAKLLDIDPQSWDRILDVNLRGVLYLSQAVVPQMKKQKSGSIGCMSSVSAQRGGGILGGPHYSAAKAGVLGLAKAMARELGNDGIRVNCVTPGLIQTDINAGKISDDKRVEILAGIPLNRLGVPDDVAGAFLFLASDLSSYITGAVIDVNGGMLIHG; via the coding sequence ATGTCAGAGTCACGTCTTCTCGACGGCAAGGTCGCCGTCATTTCCGGCGGCGCCTCGCCGCGCGGCATCGGTATGGCGACCGCGCGCAAATTCGCCGCTCATGGCGCGCGCATCGCCATTTTCGATCTCGACGAAAAAGCCGCCGTAGAAGCCGCCGCTTCGATCGGCCCGGAGCATCGCGGCTATGTGTGCAATGTCACCGACCGCGCTGCCTGTCAGGCCGCTGTTGAACGTACCGTGGCCGATTTCGGTTCGATCGATATCCTGATCAATAACGCCGGCATCACCCAGGCGGCCAAGCTGCTCGATATCGACCCGCAAAGCTGGGACCGCATTCTGGACGTCAACCTGCGCGGCGTGCTGTATCTGTCGCAAGCGGTCGTGCCGCAAATGAAGAAGCAGAAGAGCGGCTCGATCGGCTGCATGTCGTCGGTGTCGGCGCAGCGCGGCGGCGGGATTCTCGGCGGCCCGCATTATTCGGCGGCCAAAGCCGGCGTGCTCGGCCTGGCGAAAGCGATGGCGCGCGAACTCGGCAACGACGGCATTCGCGTGAACTGCGTGACACCGGGCCTGATTCAGACCGACATCAACGCCGGCAAGATCAGCGACGACAAGCGCGTCGAGATTCTCGCGGGCATTCCGCTGAATCGTCTCGGCGTGCCCGACGACGTGGCCGGCGCATTCCTGTTCCTCGCGTCGGACCTGTCGTCGTATATCACCGGCGCGGTGATCGACGTGAACGGCGGCATGCTGATTCACGGCTGA
- a CDS encoding transketolase family protein — MSAAAPKPRLKTSAMIASIAGEGQITRSAPFGHALVELARNRPEVVGMTADLGKYTDLHLFAKEYPERYYQMGMAEQLLMGAAAGMAHEGAQPFVTTYAVFAARRAYDFIHQAIAEDNLDVKIVCALPGLTTGYGPSHQAAEDLALFRAMPNLTVIDPCDALEIEQMVPAIADHRGPVYARLLRGNVPVVLDEYDYQFELGKAKLLRDGTEVLIISSGIMTMRALETAKALAADRIDVGVLHVPTIKPLDAVTLLREARRPGRLVIVAENHTVIGGLGEAVATVLLTNGVTPPFRQIGLPDAFLDAGALPTLHERYGISTEAMCDTIKGWLR, encoded by the coding sequence ATGAGCGCCGCCGCCCCGAAACCGCGCCTGAAAACGTCGGCGATGATCGCCTCGATCGCCGGTGAAGGCCAGATCACCCGCTCCGCGCCGTTCGGCCACGCGCTGGTGGAACTCGCGCGCAACCGGCCCGAGGTGGTCGGCATGACCGCCGACCTCGGCAAATACACCGACCTGCATCTGTTCGCGAAGGAATACCCCGAGCGCTACTATCAGATGGGCATGGCCGAGCAGTTGCTGATGGGCGCCGCGGCCGGCATGGCGCACGAAGGCGCGCAACCGTTCGTCACCACCTATGCGGTGTTCGCCGCGCGCCGCGCTTACGACTTCATCCACCAGGCCATCGCCGAGGACAACCTCGACGTCAAGATCGTGTGCGCGCTGCCCGGCCTCACGACCGGCTACGGTCCGAGCCACCAGGCGGCCGAAGACCTTGCTCTGTTCCGCGCGATGCCGAACCTGACGGTGATCGACCCGTGCGACGCGCTCGAAATCGAACAGATGGTGCCGGCGATCGCCGACCATCGCGGCCCGGTGTATGCGCGGCTGCTGCGCGGCAACGTGCCGGTCGTGCTCGACGAATACGACTATCAGTTCGAACTCGGCAAGGCGAAGCTGCTGCGCGACGGCACCGAGGTGCTGATCATCTCGTCCGGGATCATGACGATGCGTGCGCTCGAAACGGCCAAGGCGCTCGCCGCCGACCGCATCGACGTGGGCGTGCTGCACGTGCCGACCATCAAGCCGCTCGACGCCGTCACGCTGCTGCGCGAAGCGCGCCGGCCGGGGCGCCTCGTGATCGTCGCGGAGAACCACACGGTGATCGGCGGGCTCGGCGAGGCGGTGGCCACCGTGCTGCTGACCAACGGCGTCACGCCGCCCTTCCGTCAGATTGGCCTGCCCGACGCGTTTCTCGACGCCGGCGCGCTGCCGACGCTGCACGAGCGCTACGGCATTTCCACCGAAGCGATGTGCGACACCATCAAAGGCTGGCTGCGCTAG
- a CDS encoding transketolase produces the protein MNTSETAPYPQLAEHAYQIRRNALRMGEVQGQGYIGQALDIADVLAVAYFRAMRYRADDPDWEGRDRFLLSNGHYAIALYAALIEAGIIADEELETYGSDDSRLPMSGMASYTPGMEMSGGSLGQGLTIAVGRCLGLKRKGSDATVYTLFSDGELDEGAVWEGLMSAAHWKLDNLIAMVDVNNQQADGPSSAVMAFEPLVEKLQAFGWFVQRVDGNDLAAVVAAFDAARAHPEAQPRIIVCDTRMGYGVPFLEAREKNHFIRVDAHEWQLALQALEGGRTV, from the coding sequence GTGAACACAAGCGAAACCGCGCCGTATCCGCAACTCGCGGAGCACGCCTACCAGATCCGCCGCAACGCGCTGCGCATGGGCGAGGTGCAAGGGCAAGGCTATATCGGCCAGGCGCTCGACATCGCCGACGTGCTGGCGGTCGCCTACTTCCGCGCCATGCGTTATCGCGCCGACGATCCCGATTGGGAAGGCCGCGACCGCTTCCTGCTCTCCAACGGCCATTACGCGATCGCGCTGTACGCGGCGCTAATCGAAGCCGGCATCATCGCCGACGAAGAACTGGAGACCTACGGCAGCGACGACAGCCGCCTGCCGATGTCCGGCATGGCGAGCTACACGCCCGGCATGGAAATGTCCGGCGGCTCGCTCGGCCAGGGGCTGACGATCGCGGTCGGCCGCTGCCTGGGTCTGAAGCGCAAGGGTTCGGACGCCACCGTCTACACGCTGTTCTCCGACGGCGAACTCGACGAAGGCGCGGTGTGGGAAGGACTGATGTCCGCCGCGCACTGGAAACTCGACAACCTGATCGCGATGGTCGACGTCAACAACCAGCAGGCCGACGGGCCGTCTTCAGCGGTCATGGCGTTCGAGCCGCTGGTCGAAAAACTGCAGGCGTTCGGCTGGTTCGTGCAGCGCGTGGACGGCAACGATCTCGCGGCGGTGGTCGCCGCGTTCGATGCGGCCCGCGCCCATCCTGAAGCGCAGCCGCGCATCATCGTCTGCGATACGCGCATGGGGTACGGCGTGCCGTTCCTCGAAGCACGCGAGAAGAACCACTTTATCCGCGTCGACGCGCACGAGTGGCAACTCGCGCTGCAGGCGCTCGAAGGCGGGAGAACCGTATGA
- the gcvA gene encoding transcriptional regulator GcvA, producing MHNRVTLKSIQAFEAAARLSSFALAAEELFVTPSAISHQIKLLEEQLSIRLFHRLHRTVLLTDSGRQYAEEITSAFARIDAATREIGRVAKSDILTIHSTPSFATQWLMPRIARFSAAHPDIDVRLNASSEAADLISGAVDIDIRYGPRKLQPAGTLVLELPPETIVPLCAPALMSGDYPLRSVADLQHHPLIHSEGCLVGWRDWMRLHRKTRIDIGRGPRFDRSFMALSAAVDGLGVCLESLLLAQRELETGRLVAPFGVDGLSVNGYTLNLLKSRADLPKLRSFHDWLFAELER from the coding sequence ATGCACAATCGCGTCACGCTCAAGTCGATACAAGCCTTCGAAGCGGCCGCACGGCTTTCGTCATTCGCGCTCGCAGCAGAAGAACTGTTCGTGACGCCCTCGGCGATCAGCCATCAAATCAAGCTGCTGGAAGAGCAATTAAGCATTCGTCTGTTCCATCGGCTGCATCGCACGGTGCTGTTGACGGACTCGGGTCGGCAATACGCTGAGGAAATCACCTCGGCGTTCGCGCGCATCGACGCGGCGACGCGCGAGATTGGCCGGGTGGCGAAGAGCGACATCCTCACGATTCACAGCACGCCGAGTTTCGCGACCCAATGGCTGATGCCGCGCATCGCGCGTTTCAGCGCGGCGCATCCGGATATCGACGTGCGGTTGAATGCGTCGTCGGAAGCGGCGGACCTGATTTCTGGAGCGGTCGATATCGACATCCGCTACGGTCCGCGCAAGCTGCAGCCGGCCGGCACGCTGGTGCTGGAATTGCCGCCCGAGACGATCGTGCCGCTGTGCGCGCCGGCGCTCATGAGCGGCGACTACCCGCTGCGCAGCGTCGCGGACTTGCAGCACCATCCGCTGATTCATAGCGAGGGCTGTCTGGTCGGCTGGCGGGACTGGATGCGTTTGCATCGAAAGACGCGGATCGATATTGGACGCGGGCCGCGCTTTGACCGCTCGTTCATGGCGTTGAGCGCCGCGGTCGACGGCTTGGGCGTGTGTCTGGAGAGCCTGCTGCTCGCGCAGCGCGAACTGGAAACCGGGCGGCTCGTCGCGCCATTCGGTGTGGACGGACTCAGCGTGAACGGCTATACGCTGAATCTGTTGAAGTCGCGTGCGGATTTGCCGAAGCTGCGCAGCTTCCATGATTGGCTGTTTGCCGAATTGGAACGGTGA
- a CDS encoding alanyl-tRNA editing protein — MPHYLCHEQPDLLDFETAVIAARPGAVVLGRSALHPGGGGQVSDAATLTHANGAVRITGVATEGEMLWHLLDEPLELAGNVHVAIDAARRATVAQLHTATHILNALVYQRFAGALVTGAQINADGTARMDFDLPDADNDALRLLEEPANEVIREAMEVRAYYVSAAEAKATQGLIRSLSVAPPPTPDGTVRIVEIGDLDRQACGGTHLTNTAQSRPIRIAKIENKGRRNRRVRIELV; from the coding sequence GTGCCGCACTATCTTTGCCATGAGCAGCCGGACCTGCTGGACTTTGAAACAGCCGTGATCGCGGCGCGGCCGGGCGCGGTCGTGCTGGGCCGTTCCGCGTTGCATCCGGGCGGTGGCGGCCAGGTGTCGGACGCGGCCACGCTCACGCACGCGAACGGCGCGGTGCGCATCACCGGCGTCGCGACGGAAGGCGAGATGCTGTGGCATCTGCTCGACGAGCCGCTGGAACTGGCCGGCAACGTGCATGTGGCGATCGACGCGGCGCGCCGCGCCACGGTCGCTCAGCTCCATACCGCAACGCATATTCTCAACGCGCTCGTGTATCAGCGCTTTGCCGGCGCGCTCGTGACCGGCGCGCAGATCAACGCGGACGGCACCGCGCGGATGGATTTCGATCTGCCCGACGCGGATAACGACGCTCTGCGTTTGCTGGAAGAACCGGCCAACGAAGTGATCCGCGAGGCGATGGAGGTGCGCGCCTACTATGTCAGCGCCGCGGAAGCGAAGGCGACGCAGGGTCTGATCCGCAGCCTCTCGGTGGCGCCGCCGCCGACGCCGGACGGCACGGTGCGCATCGTCGAGATCGGCGATCTGGACCGGCAGGCATGCGGCGGCACGCATCTGACCAATACGGCGCAGTCGCGGCCCATCCGCATCGCGAAGATCGAAAACAAGGGCCGCCGCAATCGCCGGGTCAGAATCGAGCTGGTGTGA
- a CDS encoding AraC family transcriptional regulator — translation METSDKSEPEVVCWRDGALDGACLASARYGNHKFDRHLHDELVIVMTEAGAGQCHTRAGSEIAGPGSVLVFGPGEYHSGEVWEGREWIYRAIYLDMEGIGALSAVFSPDARADKPLLIPPGLYQDPHLAGLLVKAHASLDERGCVSLMERQANWWAAMGMLVGRYGRPAEEPVETRREARKMEQVREYVAANYERDISVDELAELVGLSRYYLTRAFCKTFGLPPHAYATQVRLLAAKRMLAAGHTAATAAAAVGFYDQSHLNRLFKRAYGITPGAYAALKPGH, via the coding sequence ATGGAGACATCGGATAAAAGCGAGCCGGAAGTGGTCTGCTGGCGCGACGGCGCGCTCGACGGCGCATGTCTCGCCAGCGCCCGCTACGGCAATCACAAGTTCGACCGGCACCTGCACGACGAACTCGTCATCGTCATGACGGAAGCCGGAGCGGGCCAATGCCATACGCGCGCGGGCAGCGAGATTGCGGGGCCCGGCAGTGTGCTGGTTTTCGGGCCGGGTGAATACCATAGCGGCGAGGTCTGGGAAGGCCGCGAATGGATTTATCGCGCGATCTATCTCGACATGGAAGGCATCGGTGCGCTCAGCGCGGTGTTTTCTCCCGACGCGCGCGCCGACAAGCCATTGCTGATTCCGCCGGGACTCTATCAGGATCCGCACCTCGCGGGCCTGCTGGTCAAGGCGCATGCAAGCCTGGACGAACGGGGCTGCGTGTCGTTGATGGAGCGTCAGGCGAACTGGTGGGCCGCGATGGGGATGCTGGTCGGGCGCTATGGCCGCCCAGCCGAAGAGCCGGTCGAAACGCGGCGCGAAGCGCGCAAGATGGAGCAGGTGCGTGAGTACGTCGCCGCCAATTACGAACGGGATATTTCGGTCGACGAACTGGCGGAGCTGGTGGGACTGAGCCGCTATTACCTCACGCGGGCCTTCTGCAAGACGTTCGGCCTGCCGCCGCACGCGTACGCGACACAGGTGAGGCTGCTGGCGGCGAAGCGCATGCTCGCGGCCGGCCACACCGCGGCGACGGCTGCGGCGGCCGTGGGCTTCTACGATCAGAGTCATCTGAACCGGTTGTTCAAGCGCGCATACGGCATTACGCCTGGTGCGTACGCGGCGTTAAAGCCGGGGCATTGA
- a CDS encoding RraA family protein, translated as MNPIGWREYESAPQANAATLDALRELAVSLLSDNMARASGMVGLRPYHQPRPMAGTAVTVHTRPGDNLAIHRAFDFCRPGDVLVIDGAGELTQALMGEIMASFAESLGVQGLVIDGAIRDVGALRQRDFPVYARGVTHRGPYKNGPGEINVPVTVGGMVVHPGDIIVGDEDGLLAIAPADAQAVIEGARRQHAKETAALKSIADGSFDRSWVVPHRERMMNN; from the coding sequence ATGAATCCAATCGGTTGGCGCGAATACGAGTCCGCGCCGCAGGCCAACGCGGCCACACTCGACGCGTTGCGTGAGCTGGCCGTGTCGCTGCTGAGCGACAACATGGCGCGCGCGAGCGGCATGGTGGGCTTGCGGCCCTACCATCAGCCGAGACCCATGGCCGGCACCGCCGTTACGGTCCACACGCGGCCGGGCGACAATCTCGCGATTCATCGCGCGTTCGACTTTTGCCGGCCCGGCGACGTGCTCGTCATCGACGGCGCGGGCGAACTCACGCAGGCGCTGATGGGCGAGATCATGGCCAGCTTTGCGGAAAGTCTCGGCGTGCAGGGGCTCGTGATCGACGGCGCGATCCGCGACGTCGGCGCGCTGCGCCAGCGCGATTTTCCGGTGTACGCGCGCGGTGTGACGCATCGCGGGCCGTACAAGAACGGACCGGGCGAAATCAACGTGCCGGTCACGGTCGGTGGCATGGTGGTGCATCCTGGGGATATCATTGTCGGCGACGAAGACGGCCTGCTCGCCATCGCACCCGCCGACGCGCAAGCCGTGATCGAAGGCGCGCGTCGCCAGCATGCGAAAGAAACAGCCGCGCTCAAGTCGATTGCCGACGGCAGCTTCGACCGCTCGTGGGTCGTTCCGCACCGGGAACGGATGATGAACAACTGA
- a CDS encoding amidohydrolase family protein: MIIDCHGHYTTAPRQHEAWRAQQIAALRDGGTPPPRPVITDDEIRESIETGQLRIQRERGTDLTIFSPRAAGMGHHLAAADANALWSSACNDLVHRVCELFPRNFVGVCQLPQAPGVPPANCIAELRRCVEELGFIGCNLNPDPSGGHWSGLPLTDRSWYPLYEAMVELDVPAMIHVSSSCNPNFHATGAHYINGDTSAFMQLLQGDLFADFPTLRFIIPHGGGAVPYHWGRYRGLAQDMQRPLLSEYLLNNVFFDTCVYHQPGTELLAKVIPVGNILFASETIGAVQGIDPETGHYYDDTRRYIDAIDWLSDADRQRIYEDNARAVYARLTRQLDRQLATQGATA, encoded by the coding sequence ATGATCATCGATTGCCACGGTCACTACACGACCGCCCCGCGCCAGCACGAAGCCTGGCGCGCCCAGCAGATCGCCGCGCTCAGGGATGGCGGCACGCCGCCACCACGGCCCGTCATCACCGACGACGAGATTCGCGAGAGCATCGAAACCGGCCAGCTGCGCATTCAGCGCGAGCGCGGGACCGACCTCACGATCTTCTCGCCGCGCGCCGCCGGTATGGGCCATCACCTCGCCGCCGCGGACGCCAACGCGCTCTGGTCGAGCGCATGCAACGACCTCGTGCATCGCGTGTGCGAGCTGTTTCCGCGCAACTTCGTCGGCGTGTGCCAGTTGCCGCAGGCGCCCGGCGTGCCGCCCGCGAACTGCATCGCCGAATTGCGGCGCTGCGTCGAAGAGCTTGGTTTTATCGGCTGCAATCTGAATCCGGATCCGTCCGGCGGCCACTGGTCCGGCCTGCCGCTCACGGACCGCTCGTGGTATCCGCTCTATGAAGCGATGGTGGAACTCGACGTGCCCGCGATGATTCACGTCTCGTCGTCGTGCAATCCGAATTTCCACGCGACGGGCGCGCATTACATCAACGGCGACACCTCGGCGTTCATGCAGTTGCTGCAGGGCGATCTGTTCGCCGACTTCCCGACGCTGCGTTTCATCATTCCTCATGGCGGCGGCGCCGTGCCTTATCACTGGGGACGCTATCGCGGCCTCGCGCAGGACATGCAGCGCCCGCTGCTCAGCGAATACCTGCTGAACAACGTGTTCTTCGACACCTGCGTCTATCACCAGCCGGGCACCGAACTGCTCGCCAAGGTCATTCCAGTCGGCAACATCCTGTTCGCGTCGGAAACCATCGGCGCGGTTCAAGGTATCGACCCGGAGACCGGCCACTATTACGACGACACGCGCCGCTATATCGACGCCATAGACTGGCTCAGCGACGCGGACCGTCAGCGCATCTACGAAGACAACGCGCGCGCCGTGTATGCCCGGCTCACGCGTCAACTCGATCGACAACTCGCTACGCAAGGGGCAACAGCATGA